A region of the Microbulbifer pacificus genome:
GCCGGGCGCGCTGATCGAACCCTCGCTAAGCGTTCCACTCGCGTCAGCTCGCCAAATTAAAAAGGCCCGTTACCTTGCGGTAACGGGCCTTTTTAATTTGGTGGAGATGGCGGGAGTCGAACCCGCGTCCGTCAGCACTCTGCCAGAGGCTCTACATGCTTAGTTCCGCCTATTGATTTAGCTCTTTACAGCCCAGCGGGCAGGACGTGAAGAGCGAGCCTGAAAAAGTTTTAGGCCATCCACGTCAGGTACGCTTCAGGACGATCCAGTTCTGTATGACAGCCTGCAGCGCGGTACTGGAACCTTACTGAAGGCCGCTAAGGGCGAACCCTTAGTTAGTGCTTCACGGGCCGCTTACGCAGCCAGTTGGGCACCGTAGTTGTCGTCGTTGGCAACTAATAAAATGCAGCTTTGGATTTACGTGATTCGCTACCCTCACGGCATGCACCCATGGTTTCGCCACCAACGTCGAATCCAAGTCATCCCCGGAGTCTACGGCTGCAGAAGCAGCTCAGTACGAAACGCATTTGCGTGGCGGCGAGTATACCTGAAGGTCACTGGCCACCATAGGGCGGTGACGAAATTTAGTGACTATTCGGTTACTGCCGTTCAAACAGGGCAATGGATTCCACATGAGTAGTGTGGGGGAACATATCCATTACACCTGCCTTACTAAGACGGTAGCCGCGCTGAATAAGTTCCGCAGTGTCCCGCGCCAGGGTGGCGGGGTTGCAGGAGACGTAGACGATACGGCTGGCATTGAAGTGACCGATATTGCGCACCACTTCCAGCGCGCCGGTGCGCGGTGGGTCCAGCAGGATCTTGTCAAAGCCGCCGCGCGCCCAGGGGCTGCGGGAGAAGTCGGAGGTGAGGTCGGCAGCCTGGAACTGGATGTTGCCGAGGCCGTTGGCGACGGCGTTTTCCTGCCCGCGGCGTGTGAGTTCCAGAATACCTTCCACGCCCACCACTTCGCGCGCGCGGGTGGCGATGGGCAGGGTGAAGTTGCCGAGACCGCAGAACAGGTCCAGCACGCGGTCTTGTGGCTGCAGATCCAGCAGCTCGACCGCTGTATGCACCATTTTGCGGTTGATGTCGAAATTGACCTGGATGAAGTCCTGTGGGTGGAACCGCAGGGTCACACCGAATTCCGGCAGGGCGTAGGCGAGCCGCTCTGAACCCTCTTCGGGCCAGGCTTTGTGGGCCTCTTCACCGGGCTGCAAATACAGCTGCAGGCCGTGATCGCGGGCAAAGCCCAGCCACAGGCTGCGGTCTTCGTCGGTCAGCGGTTGCAGGTGGCGCACCACCAGCGCGGTCGCATCTTCGCCGATGGCCACTTCGATATGGGAGATGTCGCGGCGGGTGTTGCAGCGTTCCACCAGCTGTTTCAGTTGTGGGATCAGCGCGGAAAACGCCTCCGGCAGCACCAGGCACTGGCTGATGTCCGTCAGGTTGTTGGAGCCTTTTTCGCGGAAGCCGAATACCAGCTCCGGCTTGCCGCCGGACTTGGGTTTCACATAGCGCACACCGAGGCGCGCCTTGCTGCGGTAGCCGAGGTCGGGGCCGGTGAGTGGCGGCAGCACGTCCTCTGGGGCCGCTTTGGCAAAGCGCTGCAGCTGGTCCAGCAGGATATGTTGCTTGGCTTCGATCTGGGCCGCCGGCGCCATGTGCTGCAGGGAACAGCCGCCGCATTCCGCCGCGTGCGGGCAGGGCGGAGTCTGGCGTATTGGCGCGGGTTCGAGGATTTCAATCGCCACCGCTTCGTCGAACTTGGCGCGGCTGGCGGTTACCCGCACTTTGACCTTTTCCCCGGGCAGCGCGTTGTCCACAAACAGGGTTTTGCCGCGATAGCGGGCGATGCCGCGCACTTCGTGGCTCAGCTGTTCGATTTCGACTTCATGAATCCCCTGGAGAGCGCCTTGGATAGGGCCGCGGGGGGTATCTGTGCCGCGGTTGGCCGCGGGGCGATTTCTTTTCGGGGGAGGTGATGATTTTTTAAAACGCATGGAGAGGAATATAAAAGCGCGGGGCCGCGTTCTGCGGCCCCGACCGGTGATTAAAGTATGGACTTAACGAAGGCCCAAAGTACGGGTATGGACTGGACAAACGTGAGCAGAATCAGCACCGGGCAGAAGATGCGCACATACCAGGGCCAGACTTTCCAGAACAGGGTTTGCTCGATGTCCTCGTGACCTTCTTTCAACTCTTTCAGCAGCTGGTCCCTGCGCAGGATCCAGCCGGCAAAGATACACAGGACGACACCCAGCAGGGGCTGTCCGTATTCGGTGCTGATGGAAACCACCAGTCCGAACAGGGTCTCGAAGTTAAAGATAATCAGGCTGCTGATGCCAAAGATGATGGCGCCCATCAGCAGGGTGGCGGGCTTGCGCTTGAGCCCAAGGCTTTCAATGGAGAAGGCCACCGGCACTTCCAGCATGGAGATGGAAGAGGTGAGGGAGGCGATCACCATCAGCGCAAAGAACGCAATGGCCACAAACAGGCCGGAGGTGCCCATGGTATCGAACAGAGCCGGCAGCACCTGCAGGATCAGGCCGGGGCCGCCGATCAGCTCGCCGGACTCGGCAAAGATCTGGGTGCCGGCTTCCTGGGCCACGTACATGGCGGGCAGGATCAGCAGGCCCGCGGTAAACGCGATGCCCACGTCGATCAGGGTCACCAGGGCGCCGAGGCGCGGCAGGCTCTCCTGTTTGCTCAGGTAGGAACCGTAAATCAACATGGTGCCGACACCCAGAGACAGGGAGAAGAACGCCTGACCCATGGCGGACAGCAGCAGCAAAGGCGACAGTTTGCTGAAGTCCGGGATCAGGTAAGCCTCAAGGCCTGACATGGCACCGGGCTGGGTCAGCACGTAGGCGATCAGCAGCAACAGCAGGATGATCAGCGCCGGCATCAGCAGGGTGGACCAGCGCTCGATTCCCTTTTCCACACCGCTGGCAATGATCAGCATGGTGAGGCCGCTGAAGATGGCGGTGAAGGTGAAATTGCGCGAGGCGCTGTCGCCGGTGAGCCACTGGGCGGCCTCAGAGGCGCCTACCAGTTCCGCGAACGGGTCGGCGAGGTGTGCCACCATCCAGCCGGCCACAATGGCGTAGAAACTGAGGATCATGGACGCGACCGCGATGCCGGCGAGGCCGGCGACGGTGCCGGTGGCGCGGCTGACGGGGCCAGTGGAAATACCGCGCAGCGCCTGGACCATGTTGCGCCGCGCGTGGCGGCCGATGGTGAGCTCCGCCATCAGTACCGGGTAGGCGAGCATGAATGCCAGCAGCAGGTAAACCACCACAAACGCGGCACCGCCGTTGGAGGCCACGTTGGTGGGGAAGCCCCAGATATTGCCGAGCCCCACAGCGGAGCCGGCGGCGGCCATCAGGAAGCCGAAGTTTGAGCTGAACTGTCCTCGCGGTGCACTCATGGTAAATCCTGTAATTATTCTTCTGGTAGGGGTTGTCGACGGTCAGTGGATAACGGTTACGTAACGCCCGCCGCTTGTGGCGGCGGGGCTCCTGTATCAGGGATCAGCGGTGATCATGGCGCATCAGGCGCTGCTTCTCGCGGTTCCAGTCGCGCTCTTTCTCGGTATCACGTTTGTCGTGCAGGGCTTTACCCTTGGCCAGCGCGATTTCGCATTTGATCAGGTGCTTTTTCCAGTAGAGCGCGGTGCACACACAGGTGTAACCCTTCTGCTCTACCGAGGCCATCAGTCTGGCGATTTCCTTGCGGTTCAGCAGCAGCCTGCGGGTGCGGTCCGGTTCGGTCACATAGTGGGTGGAGGCGCTGATCAGCGGCTGGATGCGTGCGCCCAGTAGCCACGCCTGTCCATCTTTGAACAGGACGTAGCTATCTGTGAGCTGGGCTTTGCCTTCGCGGCAGGATTTGACTTCCCAGCCCTGCAACTCCAGGCCAGCCTCAAACTTTTCCTCGATGAAATAGTCGTGCTTGGCCTTCTTGTTCAGGGCGATGGTGTTGGAAGTCGGGGCTTTCTTCTTTTTTGCCATGTGTACAACTTGCGCCTTGTTCAGGCTCTTTCTCTAAACAAACAGCTTTATATAAAGCTGGTGCCGAAGAACTTCAGGGCAACGGTGTTGATGAAGATCAGCAGCAGGATTACCGGGATAAAGGTGCCGAGGGCGAAGTTTACGTACTTCTGTGAGAGGGAGCCGGCAAAGCCGCTGTCTCCCTCGGTCAGCTCCTGGTCGAAATTGGCCCACTTCCACTTGTAGATCACGAAGATACATACCAGCAGGCCGTTAAGGGGCAGAATGGTATCGTAAAACAGGATTTCTACCAGATCGAAGAAGGATTTATCGCTGCCGGCGATCTTCACGAACTGGGTCAGCCAGTCTGCCATGCCGAAGGACATGGCGCAGAAGGCGGCGAGTACAAACTGGACGACGGCCAGAACAATGATGGCCTGCTTGCGGCTCATGCCGCGCTCATCGCGCAGGGTGGCGACGGGGACTTCAATGATGGACACCAGGGAAGTGAGCGCCGCCACAAACACCAGGAAGAAGAAGGCGGCGGCAATGGCGCTGGCACCGAAGTAGCCAATGGTGTCCTGCAGCGACAGGAAGATCTTCGGCAGGAACAGGAAAATCATGCCGGCGGAGGAGTCGCTCAGGGTGGCCGGGTCAATCTGCGGGTTGAAGTGGAAAATGCTCGGCAGGATCAGCAGGCCCGCGGTAAATGCCACCAGCGTGTCGGTCAGGGCGACGGCCTTGGCGGAACCCGGGATCGAGTCGCGCTTCTTCATGTAGGAGCCGTAGGTGATCATGATGCCCATACCGAGGGACAGGGAGAAAAATGCCTGTGCCATGGCTTTGCTGACGACTTCCGCGTTGAGCTTGGCGAAGTCCGGGATCAGGTAGTACTTAACGCCCAGCAGCGCATTTTCCTGGGTGAGTACGAACAGCACCAGGCACACCAGCATGACGAACAGCAGCGGCATCAGTGTCTTGGCGGCACGTTCGATGCCGTCTCTCACACCCATGGACAGCACGCCGTTGATGATGAGCATCAGCACAACCAGGTAGACGAACACGGATTTGGAGTTGATGAACTCGCCGAAGTAGGCCTCGGTGGTGAGCCCGGTCAGGTTGCCTTTGAAGATCTCAACCATGTAACCGAGCACCCACACGGTGACCACCATATAAAAGACGGCGATCATGAATGGGGTAAACAGTGCCAGCCAGCCGGGAATACGCCACAGCTTGGAACCGCCGGAGAGATGGCGGTAGGCGCCGACAGGGTCCTTATCGGTTCTGCGACCCAGCGCGAGCTCAGCCATCATTACCGGCAGGCAGATCAGGAAAACGAACAGTGCATAGACCAGCAGGAAGGCGCCACCACCACTTTTGGTGGCGGCCACAGGGAAAGACACCAGGTTGCCGATACCTACTGCGGAACCTGCCGCAGCCAGAATAAAACCGATTCGGGATCCAAAATGTTCTCGCGCTGCGGACATAGGTTACTCACTTGCCTGTTATTCTTGTCGTTTGAATGATCGCCGCCGTCGACATGGTCAGTGACGGTAGCTATCCGGGAGCGGCCCGGGTAAGTGGGGACCGATTGTTGCAGGATTTATCCGCCTTGAGTAGCGTCGCGGGCGAAATGTGTCCGGTGAGACATAGATTAGGCAAAAAACGCTTTCGCAGGGCAATGTTTGAGCAACGGGCCCAATTGAACAATGACAAAAGTTGAGCAATGACAAAAATTGAACGCAGCGCACTGGTGATGTTCAGCGCGGAACAGATGTTTGACCTGGTGAACGATGTCGCCAGTTATCCCCAATTCCTGCCCGGTTGCCGCGGGGCGGAGGTGCTATTTCAGGACGGGGAAACCCTGGAGGCGCGGTTGGATCTCTCCCGCGCGGGTATCTCCCAGAGCTTTGTGACCCGCAATCGTCTGCAGCGCCCGGAAACGATGACACTGACCCTGGTAGATGGGCCATTCAGCAGCTTTAACGGTGTCTGGGCTTTCACGCCGCTGGCGGAAAACGCGTGCAAGGTGGCCTTTACCCTGGAGTTCGAGGTCAGCAATCGTCTTTTGGGCGCGGCGGTGGGCAAGCTGTTTGGCGGTATCGCCAATCAGATGGTCGACGCCATGTGCGAACGCGCCGGCAGGGTTTACGGCGAGAATTCTTATGGAGACAAGCAATGACCAGCCAGAAAACCATCGCGGTGGAAGTGGTGTACGCACTTCCCCACGAGCAGCGTCTGATCAGCATGCTGGTGGAGCCGGGTACTACGGCATTAAAGGCGCTGGAGTTGTCGGGAATTCCGCGGGAGTATCCGGAAGTAGATCCGGCATCGGCCAAACTCGGAATTTTCGGGCAGGCGCTCGGCACCAAGGGGCTGGCAGTGGCGTCGGAGTATGTGCTGCAACCGGGAGACCGGGTGGAGGTGTACCGCCCGTTGATCGCTGACCCCAAGGAGGCGCGCAAGCAGCGGGCGGAAAAGGCGAAGCGCCAGGCCGGGGGCGACTGAGCCCCCGAGAACGGGTTAGCCGGGCCAGCCGGACGGCTGCCAGTCGCCGCTGGTCTCGATCAGCTGGTCGCCGTTGAAGTAAACGCTGAAACGTTTCTGGCTCTCTTCGCCGTTGGGTTCGCGCACGCGGTTGATATAGTCCCAGCGGTTGGGGTTGAAGGTGTCTTCCAGCAGCGGTGTGCCCAGCACGAAGCGCACCTGGCGGCGGGTCATGCCCGGCTTCAGCTGGTCCACCATTTCCTGGGTGATGATATTGCCCTGCTGGACCTGGATGCGGTGTACACCGGGAAACTTGAACAAGCTGCAGGCGGTAGCGAAGCTACACAGGCCGGCGATCAGCAGGATACGTACAACGGATGGCATTGATTGCTCCATCTGGATTTTTATTGAGTTCCAATTTGTCTATGGCTGCGGATGTTTGCAGGTCCGACCATGAGAATAGTCGCCAGCCCGCGGGCAAAGTTCCCGCTGGGGTGATGACAAAGCTGGCGATAGCGTCACTCATTTGTCGATTTGTCCGGGCAAAAAACGAGGTGAGTGTGTGCTCACTTCTGCTGGGGTTCCCGGAAATTCTTCAAAACGGGTGATACTGGACCGAATCCCGGTATGGGGTTCCGCTGCCTGCACTGGGCGTGGATAATACCCGAACTGCGCGCGGGCCGACAGGCGTGCGCCGCGATTACGATATAGCGATTACGAGCACACATCCGGAAAGTATTACTCATGTTGAACGAAAATCAGGAACTGCGTAAGGCGGGCCTCAAGGTCACGCTGCCACGCGTGAAAATTTTGCAACTGCTGGAAGGCGCCAGTGACCAGCATCTGAGTGCTGAGGATGTGTACAAGATGCTGCTGGACGCCGGCGAAGACGTGGGTCTGGCGACCGTTTACCGGGTATTGACCCAGTTCGAAAGCGCCGGGCTGGTGATCCGCCACAATTTTGACGGCGGCCACTCCGTATTTGAACTCGACCGCGGCGACCACCACGATCATATGGTGTGCACCGATACCGGCGAAGTGATCGAGTTCCACAATGAAAAGATCGAAGAGCTGCAACACCAGATCGCCGAGGAGCACGGCTATGAGCTCACCGGCCACAGCCTGGTGCTGTATGTGAAGAAGAAGGGCGGCTGAGCCCGGCAATGAAAAAGGGAGCCATCGGCTCCCTTTTTTTGTGTCTGAATTTTGCGCAGGACACAGCTCCCGGCACGGATGATTACACCGGTGCGGTGTAGTCTTCCGGATACTTGCCCACCTTGGTGGCATAGAAGCTGCCGAAGCGCGCCAGCTCTTTCGCCAGGTTCTCGCTCATCTCCATCACTGGCCCCAGGCCCGCTTCTTTTTTGGCGAAGTCGATAAAACCGCACACTACCGGCACCGCCGCGCCGCGGGCGATGTGGTAGAAGCCGGTCTTCCAGCGCTCGGCCTTGCCGCGGGTACCTTCCGGCGGCACCGCAATCACCAGCTCTTCCCGCGTGTTGTACTGATTGACGGTGGCTTCCACCAGGTTGTTGGATTTGCTGCGGTCCACCGCAATACCGCCAAACCAGCGCATGGTGGGCCCCAGGGGGAACTGGAACAGTTTGTCCTTGCCCATCCACTGCGGGTTCACCTTCAGCTTGAGGGCGGCGAGGATGAAAAAGTAGCCGTCCCAGTTGGAGGTGTGGGGCGCTGCCAGCAGCACATACTTTTTCAGGCGCAGTGCGCGCTCGTCGGCGACGATTTTCCAACCGTGCAGTTTCAGTAGCCCGCGCGCCAGCAACCGCAGGCAGGGGGTGAGAATGGGGGTGTTGAAAATGGTTGTCTGCATGGTGTGACCGAATTCTTTGCCCGACAGTGTAGTTTGGAACCCCGTGCAAAGGGCGCGGCAGTATAAAGTGAATCTTGTGCCACTTTCGGTCAATTTCGGCCCGGGGACGGGATCCGGGCCGACTATCTGTGACTGGTCAGGTCTGGCTTGCTCGCTGGAGAGGGCCTGGGATCAGGCCCTGCTCAGCATTTCCTCCGCGTGCGCCAGGGACTGTGCGGTGGCCTCGCCGCCCAGCATGCGGGCGATCTCGGCACTGCGCTCACCGTCCTGCAGTTCCCGCAGGGCCACGAATGCGGCCGCACCGTCGCTGTGTTTCTCCACTAGGTACTGGCGGTGGGCGCGGGCGGCCACCTGCGCCAGGTGGGTTACACAGATTACCTGACCGCGCTCGCCCAGTTGACGCAGCAGCTTGCCGACCACGTCGCCGGTGGCGCCACCGATGCCCACGTCCACCTCGTCAAACACCAGGGTGGGGGTGCGGGAGGTCTGCGCGGTGACCACCTGGATGGCCAGACTGACCCGCGACAGTTCGCCGCCGGAGGCAATCTTGCCGAGCGCGCGCGCGGGCTGGCCCGGGTTGGTGGCAATCAGGATTTCCACTTCCTCGAGGCCGGTGGAGGCTGGCTTTTCCAGTTCGGTCAGCGCCAGTTCTACCCGCGCGTGGGGCATTGCCAGGTCCGCCAGCTGGGCATTGACTGCCTCCGCGAGTTTCTTGGCCGCGGCGGCACGCAGCTTGCTGAGCTTGCCAGCACTGGCGCGGAAGGCCTTTTCCAGCCGTTCACATTCCCCGGCCAGTTTGTCCAGCGCATCCGGTGCGCCAATTTCGTCCAGCTCCTGCTGCCACTGCAGCTGTACTTCCGGCAGCTGGTCCGGCTGTACCCGGTGCTTGCGGGCGATGGAGTAGATCGCCGACAGGCGCTCTTCCACCTCCGCCAGCCGCTCCGGGTCCATTTCAAAACGGTCGATATGTCGCGACAGGGTACTGGCGGCCTCGTCTATCTGGATACGGGCGCTGTCGAGCATCTGCGCCACGTCCATCAATGCCTGGGTCTGCTCGGGCATGGCGCTGACGAGGTGCAGGGCACGGTGTAACTGCTCGGCGATGTCGCCCTCGCCGCCGTTCAGCAGCGCGGCCAGCTGGTAGCTGCCGTTCAGAATATCGCCGGCGTTGGCCAGCTGGCGCTGTTCGCTTTCCAGCTCGTCCAGTTCACCCGGCTTCAGGTTCAACTGCTCCAGTTCCTGCAGCTGGTATTCCAGCAGGTCGCGGCGGGCCTGGGTTTCCTCGGCGCCGTCGGCCAGCTTACGGTAGCGGCGGTACTGGTCCTGCCAGGTCTTGAAGTGAATACGCACTTCGGCGGACTGCGCCTCGGCGTGGGCGTATTCGTCCAGCAGGCGGCGGTGGGTTTCCTTTTTCAGCAGCGACTGGTGTTCGTGCTGGCTGTGGATGTCGATCAACTGCTCGCCGAGGGCGCGCAGTTGCAGCAGGGTCACCGGTTGGCCGTTGATATAGGCGCGCGAACGGCCGTCGGCACCGATGGTGCGGCGCAGGATCACCTCGCGCCCGGCGTCCAGTTCCTGCTCTTCCAGCCAGTCGCGGGCGTCCCGGTGATTGCTGATATCGAAGGTGGCGTGGATGTCGGCGCGCTGTGCGCCGGCCCGCACCAGCTCGGCATTGCCGCGGTCGCCGAGGGCGAGGCCGAGGGCGTCCAGGGTGATGGATTTACCGGCGCCGGTTTCGCCCGTCAGGGTGCTGGTGCCGGGGCCGAATTCCAGCTCCAGCTGGTCGACCAGGGTGAACTGACTGATAGACAGATGCAGCAACATGGGATCGTGCTTGGTGGTTGTTGATAGTGGTTGTTTATACAGTATTTGGCGGAGAATTTTCAATCACCCCGGGCGTAGATTGCGATGCAATCGTTTTTCGCGGTCCCCGTATCGCCACCTTACTCTGGCAGCTGCCTTCCCGAAGGATGCCAATGAAAAGGTTGCGGGTAGC
Encoded here:
- the rlmD gene encoding 23S rRNA (uracil(1939)-C(5))-methyltransferase RlmD translates to MRFKKSSPPPKRNRPAANRGTDTPRGPIQGALQGIHEVEIEQLSHEVRGIARYRGKTLFVDNALPGEKVKVRVTASRAKFDEAVAIEILEPAPIRQTPPCPHAAECGGCSLQHMAPAAQIEAKQHILLDQLQRFAKAAPEDVLPPLTGPDLGYRSKARLGVRYVKPKSGGKPELVFGFREKGSNNLTDISQCLVLPEAFSALIPQLKQLVERCNTRRDISHIEVAIGEDATALVVRHLQPLTDEDRSLWLGFARDHGLQLYLQPGEEAHKAWPEEGSERLAYALPEFGVTLRFHPQDFIQVNFDINRKMVHTAVELLDLQPQDRVLDLFCGLGNFTLPIATRAREVVGVEGILELTRRGQENAVANGLGNIQFQAADLTSDFSRSPWARGGFDKILLDPPRTGALEVVRNIGHFNASRIVYVSCNPATLARDTAELIQRGYRLSKAGVMDMFPHTTHVESIALFERQ
- a CDS encoding sodium-dependent transporter, with amino-acid sequence MSAPRGQFSSNFGFLMAAAGSAVGLGNIWGFPTNVASNGGAAFVVVYLLLAFMLAYPVLMAELTIGRHARRNMVQALRGISTGPVSRATGTVAGLAGIAVASMILSFYAIVAGWMVAHLADPFAELVGASEAAQWLTGDSASRNFTFTAIFSGLTMLIIASGVEKGIERWSTLLMPALIILLLLLIAYVLTQPGAMSGLEAYLIPDFSKLSPLLLLSAMGQAFFSLSLGVGTMLIYGSYLSKQESLPRLGALVTLIDVGIAFTAGLLILPAMYVAQEAGTQIFAESGELIGGPGLILQVLPALFDTMGTSGLFVAIAFFALMVIASLTSSISMLEVPVAFSIESLGLKRKPATLLMGAIIFGISSLIIFNFETLFGLVVSISTEYGQPLLGVVLCIFAGWILRRDQLLKELKEGHEDIEQTLFWKVWPWYVRIFCPVLILLTFVQSIPVLWAFVKSIL
- the smpB gene encoding SsrA-binding protein SmpB, which codes for MAKKKKAPTSNTIALNKKAKHDYFIEEKFEAGLELQGWEVKSCREGKAQLTDSYVLFKDGQAWLLGARIQPLISASTHYVTEPDRTRRLLLNRKEIARLMASVEQKGYTCVCTALYWKKHLIKCEIALAKGKALHDKRDTEKERDWNREKQRLMRHDHR
- a CDS encoding sodium-dependent transporter, which produces MSAAREHFGSRIGFILAAAGSAVGIGNLVSFPVAATKSGGGAFLLVYALFVFLICLPVMMAELALGRRTDKDPVGAYRHLSGGSKLWRIPGWLALFTPFMIAVFYMVVTVWVLGYMVEIFKGNLTGLTTEAYFGEFINSKSVFVYLVVLMLIINGVLSMGVRDGIERAAKTLMPLLFVMLVCLVLFVLTQENALLGVKYYLIPDFAKLNAEVVSKAMAQAFFSLSLGMGIMITYGSYMKKRDSIPGSAKAVALTDTLVAFTAGLLILPSIFHFNPQIDPATLSDSSAGMIFLFLPKIFLSLQDTIGYFGASAIAAAFFFLVFVAALTSLVSIIEVPVATLRDERGMSRKQAIIVLAVVQFVLAAFCAMSFGMADWLTQFVKIAGSDKSFFDLVEILFYDTILPLNGLLVCIFVIYKWKWANFDQELTEGDSGFAGSLSQKYVNFALGTFIPVILLLIFINTVALKFFGTSFI
- a CDS encoding type II toxin-antitoxin system RatA family toxin, with product MTKIERSALVMFSAEQMFDLVNDVASYPQFLPGCRGAEVLFQDGETLEARLDLSRAGISQSFVTRNRLQRPETMTLTLVDGPFSSFNGVWAFTPLAENACKVAFTLEFEVSNRLLGAAVGKLFGGIANQMVDAMCERAGRVYGENSYGDKQ
- a CDS encoding RnfH family protein, whose amino-acid sequence is MTSQKTIAVEVVYALPHEQRLISMLVEPGTTALKALELSGIPREYPEVDPASAKLGIFGQALGTKGLAVASEYVLQPGDRVEVYRPLIADPKEARKQRAEKAKRQAGGD
- a CDS encoding outer membrane protein assembly factor BamE, which encodes MPSVVRILLIAGLCSFATACSLFKFPGVHRIQVQQGNIITQEMVDQLKPGMTRRQVRFVLGTPLLEDTFNPNRWDYINRVREPNGEESQKRFSVYFNGDQLIETSGDWQPSGWPG
- the fur gene encoding ferric iron uptake transcriptional regulator translates to MLNENQELRKAGLKVTLPRVKILQLLEGASDQHLSAEDVYKMLLDAGEDVGLATVYRVLTQFESAGLVIRHNFDGGHSVFELDRGDHHDHMVCTDTGEVIEFHNEKIEELQHQIAEEHGYELTGHSLVLYVKKKGG
- a CDS encoding lysophospholipid acyltransferase family protein; translation: MQTTIFNTPILTPCLRLLARGLLKLHGWKIVADERALRLKKYVLLAAPHTSNWDGYFFILAALKLKVNPQWMGKDKLFQFPLGPTMRWFGGIAVDRSKSNNLVEATVNQYNTREELVIAVPPEGTRGKAERWKTGFYHIARGAAVPVVCGFIDFAKKEAGLGPVMEMSENLAKELARFGSFYATKVGKYPEDYTAPV
- the recN gene encoding DNA repair protein RecN, whose protein sequence is MLLHLSISQFTLVDQLELEFGPGTSTLTGETGAGKSITLDALGLALGDRGNAELVRAGAQRADIHATFDISNHRDARDWLEEQELDAGREVILRRTIGADGRSRAYINGQPVTLLQLRALGEQLIDIHSQHEHQSLLKKETHRRLLDEYAHAEAQSAEVRIHFKTWQDQYRRYRKLADGAEETQARRDLLEYQLQELEQLNLKPGELDELESEQRQLANAGDILNGSYQLAALLNGGEGDIAEQLHRALHLVSAMPEQTQALMDVAQMLDSARIQIDEAASTLSRHIDRFEMDPERLAEVEERLSAIYSIARKHRVQPDQLPEVQLQWQQELDEIGAPDALDKLAGECERLEKAFRASAGKLSKLRAAAAKKLAEAVNAQLADLAMPHARVELALTELEKPASTGLEEVEILIATNPGQPARALGKIASGGELSRVSLAIQVVTAQTSRTPTLVFDEVDVGIGGATGDVVGKLLRQLGERGQVICVTHLAQVAARAHRQYLVEKHSDGAAAFVALRELQDGERSAEIARMLGGEATAQSLAHAEEMLSRA